The genomic DNA ACCGGAAAACTTATTACTAGACAAGTCTAAAAAAGAAAGGGAAGGACACCCTATGAGGTTAGGAATGCTTCCGTTCAAGGAATTGTGACCAACATCAAGATATTCTAGATTTGAAAGTTGATTAATACTATCAGGAATCGACCCGTTAAGGAGGTTTTGTGACAAATCTAGGTGAACTAAAGATGAACAATTCCCTATAGATTGTGGAATGTCACCTTCTAGCTGATTTTTTGAGAGGTCTATATAGGTGAGAAAAGTTAAATTTCCAAAGGAAAAAGGAATAGACCCACTTAAAGAGTTATTGCTAAGATCAAGCTCTAGCAAGTTAGAGAGATTTGCAAACTGATTAGGAATGGGTCCACTAAGATTAGCACTAGCAATATGCAAACTTTGTAACTTGGACAAGGAACCCAAAATGTTTGGTAAAGGGTTGGACTGAAAATTAATACCGCTTAGATTAAGAGATTGTAGTTGGTTTAACACTTGTAACGACGGACTAATTTTACCAGTGAAACCAGTAGAACCGAAAGTAAGATCAAGTTTAATCACATGACCACTTTGGTTATTACAAGTGACACCGGCCCATTTGCAACAATCCACTCGTTCGCTCGCCCAATCACTTAGATTTCCATGCAAATCAATTAGGTTTGCTTTTACGTCTAGTAGAGCTTGCCTCTCCTCCTCAATGCAGGAGCTCGTGTTGGCGTCTTCTTTGAGGCCTAGGCCGTGACGACTCATAAACAAGAAGCATAGCACCAACACAAGAATACGCCTCATATTATCTTTTAAATAACAAAGCTTAAAGAGATCTCGGATATTTTCTACAATGTATGAGGAACAACTTATATATAAGAGATAAATGAGATCTGGGATATTTTCACACCTACTTTCCATAAATGAAATTGGAATTCCACAACCACAAGGAAAATATTGGGAAAAGTTTCAGATACCTGCTTTTGAATAAAAACTCTAGCAATATTTTCCACACGCTATGTAACATCAacatttaatttaatataataaacaaacaaaataatGATAATAACAATAACGAGTGTGATTCAGATAATTACAAATAAGTGATAAATATTGGATATTGGAGATCTAATAAATGTTTTTTCTAATTGTATTGACTAATTAACGAATATCTGGATTTAGAGATAATGAAGtaaagtaaataaaaaataataagttttataaataaattaatatatatatatatatgtaggtagaggatcctgtacaaagtagAACTTTTGtaaaaagtgtgagaaataaATTGGGAATGACAAATGTCAtttatcctaattaattcaaaagggtatattagtaatttgacattcttatcatttaattgatttccaagataactgccaaaaaaaaaaaaaaaaaaaaaaaacaggcgATGAATTTTTATAGGGATTGAttcgaattttgaatttttttttttgcaagatcCAATAAGATTATCATCTACGCATCATTCTTCATCaattataaatacatgaaatcaCCAGATACCTTCCCTAGTTTACTTTCTGCGCCCTTCTTCGATTTTGGTGTTTTATAGCATTTACAGAtgtatagtgttttatccccaatcaatagtgttatattctgtacagacatcttaatttcttttcatagtgttttatccccaatcaatagtgttatattttgtacagacatcttaattttctggttcatagtgttttattcccaatcaatagtgttatattatgtacagaCATCTTAATTTTCTGGTTTATAGTGTTTTATctccaatcaatagtgttatattctgtacagacatcttgattttctggttcatagtgttttatcctcaatcaatagtgttatattctgtacagacatcttgatttttctggttcatagtgttatatcttcataTAGTGTTTTATCAAGGGTTCATAGTGTTATATCTTAATATAAtgtaggatacggttaccattTTTTATTGGGGAAAGTCGCTGATTTTTAGGAGAATAATgggggttttggttgtgtaggatacggttaccatatttgaaacatttgaaaagacactattgcccttcaattttacataaggcccttctaattaaaacacaatttacatttttataccctattgatctcaaccattagatcaaatatccaatggtttaaaatacttcttacccttctcacattttaaacactttttaccatatccctaccctatatgtgtatatatattatgaatgaaataaaaataaaatgcataaaagaagtaagaaaagaaaaatagaaacgaaaaagaaaatgaaataaaTTATGTTGTGTTTTTAGACTTGGTCATGAGTCAAGACTACGGGTCCACAAAAGAAGATGACATAGTTGCAAAGTTTCCCTTGACTTAATCAAAAAGAAATTATATCGTAGCATAGTTGTAAAAGTCGTTTGTTGCTCTCTAGTCAAAGTTGAGAATACTATTCGGCGTATACAAAAGGTACTCAGGAAATACTAGGGGTAAGGCGAAGAGTACTCGTGTCTCAGAAGCCTATCTTGTAGCAAGTATTCGAGGAGTACTCGACCTTCGACCTCCAAGACCTtgttttaaaaccatatattctaGCCATATGAAGTAACCTTTTTTTTAAAcgtaacaataataatataattaatacatCGTTTAcgaaagaaataaaaataaaatgcataaaagaagtaagaaaataaaaatagaaacgaaaagaatatgaaataaattatgttatgttatgttatttgGACTTGGTCAGGAGTCAAGACCACGGGTCCACAAAAGAAGATGACATACACATTATTTTTGAAAGAGACAGTCAAATCcaataaaaacattatttttgaaaataaaaattaactTCGAAAGATATAGACAGAGTGGTAATTCACACACACATtgcacacaaaaacatattaattTACATTTAATGTTTTTGTGAAAGTATAGGGGTAAATTTACCTGATTGATTAATTTACTGTATTTCAATATATTAGTTAATTAAATTAAACTAATAGCTCATTTTCAAATAtacattttaaaacaaaacctaACTCGCGTGAATGACTAACTTTAATATATGTAgacagtggcggagcttgaccaaaagtttcgagggggcgtaaagtgatgggacccaaTTCTTTTTTCCTATCCTTATGTTTCGGGTGGGGTTGGGTTGGCTATTCGATTCAaatcgggtcaaataataatagtttcacataaaacaaagtgtatatctaccaaactacccatcatttatatacaaagtttataaatatttaggatatacaatttaggaaaaataatcaggggggcgatcctatataattttaaaattttcggacgaaaaatcgaAAATTATACACTTCTAACTGAAATATTGGGGTGGGCGGATGCACCCCCGGGCATCCACAATACTTCGCCCCTGTATGTAGAATAAAGTGTATGATACATGTTGACATGTGTAGAACATTTATAGGATATATGTAGTATAATTAATTAGTCATTGAGAATAATTAACGAGATAAgcgaaaaaactatttaatattttataattatacTAATTTACTCTTTTTCTTCTCACTTAAATTTTCTTCTTTAATGATTGTTCCCCCGATATATTATTAGTTTTAACATTAGGGTTAAAGTCAAACCAGTTTAATAGCATGTGATTTTTAACTAATCCGAGACCCGGTTGTTAAGTCTGATAAGAAATGAAATTAAAAACCATGAGTTTGAGAAAGTGAAAaatataaataacacattaacacCAATGAAACAAAACCGTTTGAGTAATTGAGTAGATGACCAGCTTTCACCGTGTTAAACTATTGATCCGTTAATCTCTTAATCTAATTATTTGGGCTATTTTAGTTTCTTATTGGGCCAAACAATTATCCACTAATTTATGTATTTGCGTCAAGACTTTGTATTTAGCATATGCATGGGCCGGTGCCGGTTGTAACTTATAAACCACAACTCATAGCAAGTTAGCAAATAGCAACCATTTATGTGTCTCGTAGGTTTAAGGAGTCATGCAAAACAGTGTTGTCTATGGCCGTTAAGGATATGAAACGGTTGCAGGAATAGACGCGACGTTTCGTAACTTTTGATTTGGTATTCCAATCGGACAATCTTTTTGTATTTAGTTTGTTCGTTTAGAAATTCAATTCTTGATTCATAGCATTGTTTATAcgcatggttgtaaaaatcccgactagtttccgattagtcgccgattaatcactaatcagaGGTTCACCGATTAATCACTAGGCAGTCAATGGCAGTCCTATTTTGGCCAAATTTCAACCAAGCCTTATAAATTCCTGCCAATAACTTAAAAAGATGGTCAATAAggggttaaaacatgtctactgtaaaattacatataaaaatctcaatccgattaatccctattaatcccgattaatcgttAGTCAGTACCCCCACCCACCGACCGACTAGTGCCTAGCGATTCTTGCAACACTGTTTATACGTGAACAATGAAACATGTTGGGAGGTAACTACGCCATGAGCGCCGCTATCCAACACATACATAAACACATGTTCGGTCTAGAACTTCAACATGTTCTATGTTCTTTTTCTATCTTCGCACTCTCTTAATATTTGATATGTCATAACAAGAATACAAGATAATTAAGATAAAACAAAATGAAGGATGTATACACCTTCCTATtagataatatttataataatataaccttaaacATTTTCTAGTCAATTGTGAATGCACTTAAAACTGTTTGATAGGTCAAGATAATATAAATCTAGACTATAGTTTAAAATGACATAAACCATAACTACATATCTTCAGGCCTCAAATCCCACCTTGATCGCCGGCCTCTCAGTCGATTCGTTCTCCCACCGGTCACCTCTTGTGGCTTTTCGGGTTCTGCTGGTGGCGATTTTGGTGGTGAAATCTGTCTGTTAAATGACGATGGTAATATTATAAACcgcacctcttcatcatcatccccGTCATCACATATCCAACCATAACATGGTTTTCGCCTTCTGGGTTGCACATTTTCACGCGGTGGAAAGCCCTCGGGTAAGAAATAAGGCGGAGGCGGTAAAACCACATCCGAAACTGGCGGTGGAGGTGAGGAAGGCGGCGGTGGAGGTAGCGGTGGAGGCGAGGAAGGTGGTGGTGGGAGAACGGTATGAGTGGCGGAAGAGCATACCGGAATGTCAACAAACTCATTAGTGACCACAATTGCATGATCATCTTTCACTTCTTTGCTTTCCACAATCACCTTAATCAccaaattaatattaatattctcatatgtattttatttttggagtaaattacaaaaatcgtactttatgtatgtcacttattgcaaactgtgtcctttgtctttaataattacagaaaacgtactcgatgtttgtaaactcttgcaagttatgtcctttagccctaactcagttaattttttgtggttaaatctgaccaaatgaaccccacataagggtattttggtcattttactctcatgtgaggtccat from Helianthus annuus cultivar XRQ/B chromosome 7, HanXRQr2.0-SUNRISE, whole genome shotgun sequence includes the following:
- the LOC110868947 gene encoding protein diaphanous homolog 1; translation: MAPRRRGRPPKPRDSRMDAAIDAMKPFGFTEELVTAKMRQLLKEYEGEYMFIEADAYSVLLECLISNPNIEHNHQQIQQEVVTGETSNSVIVESKEVKDDHAIVVTNEFVDIPVCSSATHTVLPPPPSSPPPLPPPPPSSPPPPVSDVVLPPPPYFLPEGFPPRENVQPRRRKPCYGWICDDGDDDEEVRFIILPSSFNRQISPPKSPPAEPEKPQEVTGGRTNRLRGRRSRWDLRPEDM